The Marivirga tractuosa DSM 4126 genome contains the following window.
CAATATTCATTTAAAAGGCACTATGTTGGGCTCTCATTCCAATGAACAAGGGCAATTTAGCTTTCGTTTTCCACTTAAAGAAAAGTACGATACTGTAGTGATTTCGAGCATTGGCTATGAAGATTTGGAATTGCTGGCCTCCAATTTAAAAAGCCAAAAGTTAAATTACTATTTAAGCCCAGAAAAGGGGATGCTTGACGAAGTTATTGTAAGGCCCAAAAAAGATACACTTCGGGCGATTGTCGGAGAGGCCATAAGGAAAATTCCATTTAATTACGCTCGTAGAGCCTTTCTTCTGAAAGGTTTTTATCGCGAAATGGTAGTAAGGAACAATAGCTATGTTCGTTTACTAGAGGCAGCAGTTTCCGTTCAAGATAATGGTTTTGATGTTCCCTATAGCCGATTAAAAATACGTTTGGATGAATTAAAAAAGAGCGAGGATTATATAGATTATAGTTTTTTTGAAAGAGTATATAAATACTTCATGAGTGGAGACGAAAATAATTTGTATAAATCTTTTGAGTTTGATGGTATCAGAGGATATAACCGAATTGAAGAATATAAATTATTAAATGATATCCACAGTAGATATGATTTTGAGTTAGATTCAGTTATTCAGTCGAGTGAAGGATTGATATATGTTTTAAGTTATTTCTCTCCTTCTTTCCACCTTGGAGGCCTTCAATCATTCGGAAAAATATATATTAATGCTGATGATTTTGGAATGTTAAAGTTGGAATTTAATAGTCAATTTTTCGCAGTTGAAGATTCCAATGAAGCTAGATTTAATAGGGATCAAGAGAAACTGTTTTTGAATAGTATTTATAAACAATCAGTTGTGTCGTATAGAAAAATCGGCAAAAAGTACTATTTAAGCTACATAAAATGGAAGGCACCAGTAAGAGATGCTTGGCAAACAGAAACGGAAGATGGAGAAAATGCTGTACAGTTTTATGATGCCGCTTTTTATGTAACGGATGTAAAAACCAGAAGAAGAGATTTTAGAAGGATTAGGAATAGAGAAACTATAGACTTTGATCAAGATTTATTCAAAGTCGAAAAGCCATATAATGAAGAGTTTTGGAATAATTATAACTCAGTTATACTTGATCCGAAACTTGAAAAAGCTAAAAGAGATATAGAAGAAATGGGTTCTAAATGAAGGATTGATTTTGTACTGTTCCCAAAGAGACCTTGGCAATCCACTTTCGTTCTTTTTAAAAACTTTAGAAACAATCACCATTGCCAAATCTTTTACATTTCAGGAATTTCAATTATTCTTGGGTATGAAATTTATTAAATTCCTTAGCAAAATTGGATATGCTGCTACAACATCCTTTGGTTTTGCAGCATTAATTACCGGATTTATTTCTGTAACTAGTTTAATAATAAGATTTAAATCTATCCAGAGTTTTTCTGAAGCAATGGAAATAAATCATTCAATTTTTAGAATATATGTAGGGCCTTTAAGCATGTTTGTATTTTTTGTCGTGCTAATTACTTACAGTATATTTGCTGTTTTGGGCAAAAGAAAATTAATAGAAAAACAGATGCCATTTTAAGAGCATTAAATTTATTTGCTTACTTCAAATTCAGGATGAAAACGCTCAAAATATTATTGCAAATAATCATTGCGATATCTTGTCTCTATTTTTTCCTGTTCACATAACAGATCAACAGATTTTATATGGGGTGGAATTATCGTTTATATTTCCATTGCTAGTTTTTGCACTAGCAATTGCTGCTTTAAAGTTTGTTGGAAAGAATAAATAAAGCTTTAGGTATAGAAGCCTATTCTGCTTCTCTTATTTTTACTAAATTGCCTGTCAGCCAAATTTTTTAATTGACATGAAATCGACATTAAAAATGTAGCTTCGAATTTTACACCAACCGAAGATAGCTTGCCTGCCTATGGCAGGAATTTTTAATCAAAGATTCCATGTGGCCTTAATAAACAATGATATACACATGAAACAAAAAGTAGCCTTAGTTTTAGGTAGTGGTGGCGCCAGGGGGGTTGCCCATATTGGCGTAATTGAAGCATTAGAGGAAAAGGGTTTTGAGATTTCTTCTATAGCTGGTTCAAGCATGGGTGCTGTCATTGGAGGATTGTATGCTGCAGGAAAAATGCAAGAATACAAAGATTGGGTGACTCATTTCGATAAAATTGATGTCTTTAAATTGTTGGACTTTACGCTGAGTTTGCAAGGTGTAGTTCGTGGCGAGAAAGTGTTCAAAGAGATGAGAAAGCTATTAGGCGAATTTAATATTGAAGATTTTCCTATTCCTTTTACTGCAGTTGCTTCCAATATTAGAACACAAAAAGAAGTGCTTTTTTCAGAAGGGAATTTAATGGATGCGTTACGGGCTTCCTGCGCTATACCAACGGTAATGACTCCTGTGTACCTTGAAAATGAGGAAATAGTTGATGGCGGAGTGCTAAATCCTATCCCTTTAAATAGAGTGAAAAGAACTGCTGGAGACATCTTAATTGCGGTTGATGTAAATGCCGAAATTCCTTTTGAGAAAAAAGTAGCAGTCACAGCAGAAGAAGTACAGCAAGATGAAAAAAACAAGCAGTTTTTGGATGAATTCACAGCTCGTATTCGAAGGTATTTACCGAAGAATACTGGGAAAGAGGCAAGTACCACCCCTAAAAAATTAGGTTATTTTGATTTGCTCAATAGATCTATTGATTTGATGCAGGAAAAAATGACCAGCTTGCAAATGGAAATCATTAAGCCGGATATGTTGATTCAAGTTTCTAGAAATTCATGCGGCACTTTTGAATTCTACAAAAGCAATGAGCTAGTGGAATTAGGAAAAGAGGCATTTAATAAATCTTATAGCCAATATAGAAATGGATTGGAAAGAACTGAATAATGAGCTAGGGAATATTGATTTGTATTGGTTGGATTTTATCCTAAAAGGGTATTTACATGATGATGCTAAAATATTAGATGCTGGTTGTGGAGAAGGTAGAAACCTCATTTATTGTCTTAATAACAATCTAGATGTATTCGGAATTGATCAAAATCCTGAAGCTATTCAATTCTTGAAATTAATTGCCAAAAAGAATAAGCTTCAGAATATAGATGCCAGATTTCAGCTAATGAAGCTAGATAAAATTCTTTTTCCAGATTCATCTTTTGATGTGATTATCTGCAGTGCAGTTCTTCATTTTGCCAAAAGCGAAGAACATTTTCATATGATGCTTATGGAATTAGTCCGTTTGCTTAAACCTAAAGGTAAAATTTTCATTCG
Protein-coding sequences here:
- a CDS encoding carboxypeptidase-like regulatory domain-containing protein, translated to MRYIITAFLFLFFNLTILVSQKPKLENKEISGTLLSKADSSAIPFANIHLKGTMLGSHSNEQGQFSFRFPLKEKYDTVVISSIGYEDLELLASNLKSQKLNYYLSPEKGMLDEVIVRPKKDTLRAIVGEAIRKIPFNYARRAFLLKGFYREMVVRNNSYVRLLEAAVSVQDNGFDVPYSRLKIRLDELKKSEDYIDYSFFERVYKYFMSGDENNLYKSFEFDGIRGYNRIEEYKLLNDIHSRYDFELDSVIQSSEGLIYVLSYFSPSFHLGGLQSFGKIYINADDFGMLKLEFNSQFFAVEDSNEARFNRDQEKLFLNSIYKQSVVSYRKIGKKYYLSYIKWKAPVRDAWQTETEDGENAVQFYDAAFYVTDVKTRRRDFRRIRNRETIDFDQDLFKVEKPYNEEFWNNYNSVILDPKLEKAKRDIEEMGSK
- a CDS encoding patatin-like phospholipase family protein, giving the protein MKQKVALVLGSGGARGVAHIGVIEALEEKGFEISSIAGSSMGAVIGGLYAAGKMQEYKDWVTHFDKIDVFKLLDFTLSLQGVVRGEKVFKEMRKLLGEFNIEDFPIPFTAVASNIRTQKEVLFSEGNLMDALRASCAIPTVMTPVYLENEEIVDGGVLNPIPLNRVKRTAGDILIAVDVNAEIPFEKKVAVTAEEVQQDEKNKQFLDEFTARIRRYLPKNTGKEASTTPKKLGYFDLLNRSIDLMQEKMTSLQMEIIKPDMLIQVSRNSCGTFEFYKSNELVELGKEAFNKSYSQYRNGLERTE
- a CDS encoding class I SAM-dependent methyltransferase, with amino-acid sequence MDWKELNNELGNIDLYWLDFILKGYLHDDAKILDAGCGEGRNLIYCLNNNLDVFGIDQNPEAIQFLKLIAKKNKLQNIDARFQLMKLDKILFPDSSFDVIICSAVLHFAKSEEHFHMMLMELVRLLKPKGKIFIRTMTDLFIPDHALEVEHQIYQFPYEQIRFVVNKDRFIEDLNRLNIELIEPAKEVVVQNRHTMGTFMLQKSS